The following is a genomic window from Micrococcus cohnii.
GCAAGGTCGACCGTCAGGAGGTCTCCAACGCTCTGAACCAGGCACAGAAGGAGATCGCCCAGCGCTACGACTTCAAGGGCGTCGGCGCGCAGATCGACTTCTCCGGCGAGAAGATCCTCATGCAGGCCGCCTCCGAGGAACGCGTCAAGGCGGTGAAGGACGTGTTCGAGTCGAAGCTCATTAAACGCGGCATCTCGCTGAAGTCCCTCGACGCCGGCGAACCCTACGCCTCCGGCAAGGAGTACCGTCTCGAGGCCGCCATCAAGGAGGGCATCGACCAGCCCACCGCGAAGAAGATCACGAAGCTGATCCGCGACGAGGGCCCCAAGTCCGTGAAGGCCACCATCCAGGGCGACGAGCTGCGCGTGTCCTCGAAGTCCCGCGACGACCTGCAGGCGACCATCGCGATGCTCAAGGACTTCGAGGACGCCGACCTGCAGTTCATCAACTTCCGCTGACCCGCGACGCCCTGTCCGCCCCTGCTGAGGAGACACCGAT
Proteins encoded in this region:
- a CDS encoding YajQ family cyclic di-GMP-binding protein, translated to MASDSTFDVVSKVDRQEVSNALNQAQKEIAQRYDFKGVGAQIDFSGEKILMQAASEERVKAVKDVFESKLIKRGISLKSLDAGEPYASGKEYRLEAAIKEGIDQPTAKKITKLIRDEGPKSVKATIQGDELRVSSKSRDDLQATIAMLKDFEDADLQFINFR